The Bosea sp. 685 DNA window TCGTGGCTGTGGTCTTGCCCTACATGATCCTGACGCTATCGGCCGTGATCGAAGGCATCCCGCGCCAGACCGAGGAAGCAGCGGCCAATCTCGGCGCCCGCCCGCTCGTTACCTTCCGCCGCGTGGTCCTGCCGCTTGCCATGCCGGGCGTCGCGGCGGGCTCCGTGCTCGTCTTCATCTTGTGCATGAATGCCTATGCGACACCGGTTCTGCTTGGCGGCCCACAATTCAAGATGATGGCGCCCGCCGTCTACGACCAGTTCGTGCGCGGCAACAATTGGCCGTTCGGCGCGGCGCTCGCCTTTCTGCTGCTCGCGGTCACCATGATCCTGACCACCATAGGCAGCGTGCTGCTCGGCCGCCGTTACGCCCGGTGATCTCGCGCAGATCACCCGCCTCGCAACCGTGCTCGTTCGAATAACCTGGAGGAATAGAACATGGCCCATCTCGGCTCCGCCGTTCGCGACTACCGCTTCACCCTGATGCGCGACCTGATGGATCGCGAAGGCTATGACGCGCTTGCCTTCACGCAAGGGGATTTCTTCGAGTTCGCGACCAATTTCCATACCGACGTACAGCCTTGGGAGCGACCTATCCTCTGCGTGCTGCCACGCAACGGCGAGCCCTTCGCCCTCCTGAACGAGCTCTCCACCAATCATTGGCGCTTCAGCACCGAGGCGCAGCACCTGTGGGTGTCGGACGTGAGCTTCTACGCCGAACACCCACGCCTGTCGCAGCGCGTCCCGCTCGCCACCCAATGGGTCGAGGTCGTTGCGGACAAATTGAAAAGCGCAGGCCTGCACCGTTCGCGCATTGGCGTTGATGCCGGCGGCGGGCCGCTCGCCCGTGTCCCGGGCTTGCTGCCGCATCTGCGCCTGGAAACCGCCACCGGCGAATTCCGCAAGCTGCGCTTCGTCAAGCATGAGGATGAGATCGCATTGATGCGCGAGATCGCCGCGCTCTCCGATTGGGTGCAGGAGCGCTATCGCGAGAACATCCGGCCAGGTCGTCTCGTGCAGGAACTCGACATGTCGATGGCCGCCCTCATGGCGGAGGAATCGGCGCGCCGCTTTCCCGGCGAGAACCTGGAAATCCTGCGCTGCTGGACCCTGTCGGGGCCTGCGAGCTGTGCGCCGCATGGCGACGGACGCTCCTCTGGTGCGCGTATCGAGGAGGGCCATGGCCTCGTCAATATCGTCATCCCGCGCGTCAACGGCATGGTGGTCGAGAATGAGCGCACCTGGTTCTGCGGCAAGCCCTCCGAACGCCAGGTCAAGCTGTTTGAAGCCGCGCGTGTCGCCAATGAAGCCGCTTGCGAGGCGGCGATCACCGGTTCTCAGGTCTGCGCCATCGACGCTGCGGCGCAGGCTGTATTCGAGCGGGCTGGCGTGGCCGATCTCATCCTGCATCGCACCGGGCACGGCATGGGCCTGCTCGGCCATGAATTCCCGGAGGACATGGCGTTCAACACCCGACCGCTCCTGGAGCGCGAGGTCTATTCTGCCGAGCCGGGTCTCTACCAATGGGGTCTTGGCGGTTTCCGCCACGACGACACGGTGGTGGTCGGCACCAAGCCCGAGGTCTTGACCAAGGCCCCGAAGGATCTTGCCAGCCAGACCGTCAACTGAGTGGCCCCCCGCAGCGAAGGAACGCGACTATGACCTATCATGATCGGGCACAGGGTATTTCGACCATGCGCCGCCGCCTGGTCGGCGCTATCTTGCCGGCGGCGCTTGCTGCTGGCGCGGTCTTGTTCGGGCGTTCGGCGTCTGCGCAGACCAAGCCCCCGAGGGTAAAGGTCGCAACGGAGCTCGGCGATTTCGTCGTCGAGGTTTATCCTGATCGCGCACCGATCTCCGCCAACAACTTCCTCGCCTATGTCGATAAGGGCCTGCTCGACGGCCAGTCGGCCTACCGCATTGTGACGATCGCCAACCAGCCGGCTGACACAGCATACAAGATCGAGGTAATCCAGTTCGGCTGGCGCGGCGCGGAGGGACAAGAGCCACCCTTGCCGCGCATTGCTCACGAGACGACCGATGTGATTGGTCTCAAGCACCTGGATGGCACGCTCTCGATGGCGCGGCTCGCCACCGGGACTGCCAGCGCCGGCTTTTTCATCTGCATCGGCGACCAGCCGTCACTCGATTTCGGCGGCGGCAGGCATCCTGACAGGCAGGGTTTCGCCGCCTTCGGCAGGGTGATCGAGGGCATGGACGTCGTCCGTCACATCCATGCGACGCGCGCCGAGCCCGTCGACCGCCTTGCCAAGCCGATCGCGATCACTCGGGCAACCAGAATGCCTTCGTAATCTGCAGGCACGCAGGAAACCATAGTCCTTCTATCGCCACACCGATGCCTCTGCGAGTAATGAAGCGCTTGAAACCGGACGCGATGTGATGACGACTAGGAATGGTCCGCTTGTGAAGAGACGGACCCAGGCAGAGAAATCGGCTGAGATGCGCTTGCGCCTCTGCGAAGCCGCACTCGAAATGCTGTGCAAGGTCGGCTACGAGCGCTTGTCGATGAATGTCATCGTGGCCCAAGCTCGGGCTTCGCGCGGCGCGCAAACGCATCATTTTCCGACTAAGGTGGATTTGCTCGTTGGCGCTTTTGAGCATCTCCTGATGCGTTGGGAGAACAGCCACCGAGCGTTCCTCGCGGCCCAGCCACGTCCCATCGCACTCGATACCTATCTGCGCCATCTCTGGCTGAACGTCTTCAGCAAGCCGACCTATGTCGGCGCGGTCGAGCTCATGCTCGCGGCGCGTTCTGACGAAGTACTCCGCGAGCGCCTGCATGGCGTGCTGGCCGAATGGATGAAGTTCAGGAGTTCCATCTGGCAGCAGATCATCGGCTTGCCGAGCGCGACTTTGTCCAACGACACATTCCAGAGCCTCAATCTCTGCATGCTGCGTGGCATGGCGATCCATGCGAGTTTCAACGCCGACGATTCCGTGAACAACAAACTCCTGGAAGCCTGGATCGTGGTCGCGATCAAGGTCATTACGCCGGATCAGGCTCTCGCGCGCGAACTGGAACAGGCTGCTGAGCCACCTCGCTGAGCGATCCGGGGTGATGTTTGTGGACGGTCGGCCTTGAACTGAACCGCTCTGGCGTCACCTGAGGCCGCTTTAGTTCGAGTCATGCTCCGTGGCTCTCAAACGTCCCGGATGTAGGGCTCGGCGGATGCTGGCGCTCCATACTCGACCAAGTGCCTGTCACGGCTGATCCCGGAGCTGCGCTTTTGAGTCTGGCCGCACTGTTATCATTGTCTTTTTGTTTTGCGTCTCCGCACGCCTGGAGCCTTCACTCTCATAAGCCTTGAGTCTGCGGTCGAGATTTCTCAAGGAATGTGAGTTTCGGCCACCATCGCGCGATATGAATTTAAACCTATATCAAGCGTATGATTTTCCTTGCTAATCACGACTATCCAGGCCCGAATTTTGCGAGATTTGACATTAGCTCTCGTCGGCGAGCGGGTGCAGGTCGCGGACCATGCTTTTCAGCCGCTCATCGAGGACATGGGTGTAAATCTGGGTGGTGGCGATATCGGCATGGCCGAGCAGTTCCTGCACGACGCGCAGATCGGCGCCGTTCTGCAGGAGGTGGCTGGCGAAGGCGTGGCGCAGTACATGCGGGCTCAAGGCGGCGGGTGAAAGCCCTGCCGCCGCGGCGAGCGATTTGAGATCGCGGGCGAAGGCCTGGCGGGTCAGGTGCCCGCTTTCGCCATCGGAGGGAAAGAGCCAGCGGCTGTCGGCCCCGCCTGCCTGGCGCAGCGCCTCGAGAAAGACGAGCCCGGCCTCGCGCGCGGCCTCGTTCAATGGCACCAGCCGGTCCTTGTCGCCCTTGCCGCGCACCACCAGAAAGCGTTCGCGCGTGGTCGCAGCCGAGAGCGGCAATGCGATCAGTTCCGAGACGCGCAGGCCCGTGGCGTAGAGCAATTCGATCAGGCAGCGCATGCGCAGCGCCTTCTGGCGGGCGGGCTTCGACAAGCCGTCGCGCTCGCTCGCCAGGCGCGCCGTTTCGATCAGCCGGTCGACATCGGCGACGGAGAGCACTTTCGGCAAGGGACGGCCCTGCCTTGGGCCCTCAATTGCGGCCGAAGGATCGTCGGGCAAGAGCCCCTCGGTGTAGAGAAAGCGATGGAACTGGCGCACGGCCGAGAGCTTGCGCGCGGCCGAGGACGCCTTGAGCCCGCGCGCGGCGATGTCGCCGAGCCAGCCGCGGATATCGTCCGCCGCAAGATCGCCCAGCGCCTTGCCGCCGAGCCATTCCAGGTAGTCGTCGATGTCGCGCTCATAGGCTTCAAGCGTGTTGCGGGCCGCGCCGCGCTCGGCTGCCAGCATGTCGAGGAAGGCCTTCAGCCTTGCGCGCGCCTCGCGGCTCATCGCGGTTGCAGCTTGGCTGGCGGCACGATCTCGATGATCTCGCGCGGTTCGGGCTGGACGAAGGTCACCAGGGCGACCATGCCGCCAAAGACCAGGCCGCCGAGAATGGCGAGAAAGGCGATAAATCTGAACAGCGTCGGCACGGTGTGGCGACCCTCGAAGTTCTGGCCCGGAATCGGGACTGATCGGTTATTCCCGAAGCGGCCCGGAAGGCGCAAGGGCAGGCGCGAGACTGCGGGGAAGGCAAGGTTTCGTGAGGGCATGACGGCGCGTGATCGCTCATGCTAAACGGGCGTTGAGGAAATGCCAGAATGATGATTGTCGAGACGCTCGACCAACGAGATAGCAAGGGTCTACGTGTGGATCGCGAAGATTTGCGTGCGGCATTGGGCCTGCGCGCGATCGTGCTCGTCGGCATGATGGGCTCGGGCAAGAGCGCGGTCGGCCGAAGGCTGGCGACCCGGCTCGGTCTGCCCTTCGTCGATGCCGATACCGAGATCGAAACGGCGGCGGGCATGAGCATCCCCGAGATCTTCGCCCAACGCGGCGAAACCGAGTTCCGCGACGGCGAGCGGCGGGTGATCGGCCGCATCCTGACCACGCGCGCGCCGCTCGTGCTGGCGACGGGCGGTGGCGCCTATATGAATGCCGAAACGCGCGAGCGCATCGCCAAGCTCGGTATCTCGGTCTGGCTCAAGGCCGAGCCGGATGTGCTGATGCGCCGCGTCCGCAAGCGCTCGAACCGGCCGCTGCTGCAGACAGCCGACCCCGACGCGACGCTGCGCCGGATGCTGACCGAGCGCGAGCCGCTCTATGCACTGGCCGACCTCACCTTGATCTCGCGCGACGATCCCCTTGACGTCGTGGTCGAGGATGTCGTCGCGGTGCTCGGCCAGTATCTGCGGCAGCCGCCATTCGGGTCGCAAGAATCTTGTGGGTCGCAAGAGTCATGACTATTCCAGCTCAAGAAAATCCGGGCGGGCGGATCATCGTCCCGGTCGCGCTCGAAGGCCGGTCCTACGATATCCATATCGGCCGCCATCAACTTTGCGAGGCAGCGGCCCTGATCGCGCGGCTCGCGCCGGGCGCGAAGGCGGCGCTGGTGACGGACACGCATGTCGCGGAATTGCATGCCCCGGCCTTCGAGGCCTGCCTGCACCAGGAGGGGATCGCGGCGACCCGCATCGTGATCCCGCCGGGCGAAGCCTCGAAATCCTATGCCAGGCTGATCGAGCTCTGCGACGCGCTGCTGGCGGCCAAGATCGAGCGCCAGGATCTCGTCATCGCGCTCGGCGGCGGCGTCGTCGGCGATCTCACCGGCTTCGCGGCCGCGGTGCTGCGGCGTGGCGTGCGCTTCATCCAGATTCCGACGAGCCTCTTGGCCCAGGTCGATTCCTCCGTCGGCGGCAAGACCGGGATCAACTCCACACACGGCAAAAATCTGATCGGCGCCTTCCACCAGCCTGCACTGGTCATTGCCGACACCGCATTGCTCGACACGCTGAGCGAGCGCGAGTTCAAGGCCGGCTATGCCGAGGTGGTGAAATACGGGCTGATCGACGACGCCGGCTTCTTTGACTGGTGCGAGATCAATTGGAGCCGGATCATCAGCGGCGGGCCCGAGCGCGACTACGCGGTGGCGGTTGCTTGCCGGGCCAAGGCCGCGATCGTCGCGCGTGACGAGCGCGAGGAGGGCGACCGGGCGCTGCTCAATCTCGGCCATACCTTCGCGCATGCGCTGGAGCGGCTGACGAACTACGATTCGACGCGTCTCGTCCATGGCGAGGCGGTCGCGATCGGGCTTGCGCTCGCCTTCCGCTTCTCGCAGCGCCTGGGGCTGTGCTCGGGCCAGGACGCAGTCCGCGTCGCCCGCCATCTCGACCAGGTCGGGCTTCCGAGCCGGCTCCAGCAGGTGCCGGGCGGAGCGGGCCACGCCGACGAGATCGTGGCGGCGATGGCGCAGGACAAGAAGGTCAAGCGCGGCGCCATGACCTTTATCCTGGCGCATGGCATCGGCAAGAGCTTCATCGCGCCGGGCGTCGCGGCCGGGGAGGTCAAGGCGTTCATCGAGACGGAACTCGCGGTGAACGGCAAGGCAGCCTGAGCTGCCGGTTTAGCCAAGCTTGGCCAGCACCTGCGTGGCTTTGTAGCCCTCGGGCACACCATCGACCAACATGGTGACGCTCGTCGAATTCCGCGTCCTCAACGGCAGGATCTCCTGGTAGGCGGGTGAAGCGTACCAGCCGCGCACTGCCTCCATGTCGGGGAAAGCGATCATGACGAGATCGCCCGGCCATGGCCCTTCCACGACCTCCGGCGTCGCTCCATGAACCAGGAAGCGGCCGCCGAACGGGATGAGGGTCGCGTCGATCGCGCTGATGTAGCTCAAAATCTCCGGTCCGAGATCGACGTCTTGCAGATGGGCAATGGCGTAGGCGGTCATGGCGGTCTCTCTCGCGGGTGTCTGTTGCCGTGCTTCGCGGAGACCTTGGAGACATTCGGGGCGGAGGTCGATTACCTCTGGGGTGATGTCAGCGGCGCCCTTACGGGCTGAACACCAGCACTAAAAACACGAAGAACACCGCGAGATGCACCGCGCCCTCCAGCATCGTCGTGCGCGTGCCGGTGAAGGTCAGCGTCGAGAGCAGCAGCGTCATCGCCAGGATGACCATATTGGTTCCCGACAGGCCGAGCACGACCTCCTGTCCCGTCAACAGGCCGATCGCGAGCACGGCTGGCACGGTCAGGCCGAGCGTCGAGGCCGCCGCGCCGAGGCACAGATTGATCGCGCGCTGGAGCTGGTTGGCGCTGATCGCCCGCAGCGCCGCGATGCATTCCGGCGTGAACACCACCATGGCGATCAGGATACCGCCGAGCGCGACGGGAGCACCGAGCTTGATGATGCCGAAATCCAGCACCGCCGCCAGGCTCTTCGCCAGGATGACGATCGGCAGGATGTTGGCGAGCAGCAGGACGACATGCGTCGCGGTCGCGCCGCCTGGATCGTCATGGCCGTGGTCGTTCTCGCTGGGCTCGTCATCGCCGGACATGGCGGTACGAGGCAGCGGCGCCTGCTCGCGCGTAGGCTCCTGGAAAAAGGAGCGGTGGCGTCCGGTCTGGAGCACGAGGAAGGCGCCGTAGAGCGCGATGGTGAACAGCGAGAAAGAGACCGATTGCAACGTCGTCAGCGTGCCGTTGCTGGTCGATGTCGTGAAATTCGGCAGCACAAGCGGGATTACGGTCAGGGGAATGATCACCGCGAGATAAGAAGACGCGCCTTTCAGATTGTAGCTCTGCGCGAAATGGCGTCGGCCGCCCACCAGCAGGCCGATGCCGACCACACCGTTGAGCACGATCATCAGCACCGCGAACATGGTGTCGCGCCCCAGCGTCGGCGCGCCCTTGGCCCCAAGCATCACAGCCGAGATCAGCGCCACCTCGATGATCACGATCGAGAGCGTCAGGATCAGCGTCCCGAAAGGCTCGCCGAGCCGACCGGCCAGGATCTCCGCCTCGTGAACCACACCGAATGCCGCCCAGATGATGATCCCCAGCAGCCACAGGAAGATCGCTGCAGACGCCAGCGGCGTGCCGAGCTGACCGAGCAGGCCGCCTCCGAAGAGCAGGAAAGCGGCAACGGTTGCCCAGGCGCAGGCGAGGCGGAGGATCATGGTGTTCAAGGGGCCGTCCCGAAATGATTGGCTTGAAAAGGGCGTACGGAAACAGGCCGCCAGGGCAACCTGCCTCAGCTTACCGCATTAGGATGGCGTTTTGCTCGCCTGTTTGCCGCACCGAGAACGATGCAAGATCGAGGCGAGGCGTTCGCCTCAATCGAATGTTATCTTGGCCGCCAGCGGGCTCGTAGCCTCCTCCGCCAGTGTCGCGGGCTTATCGGTGACGAGATATTGTGCCCGCGCCAGCGCGGCGAAACGCCCGCCCTTGGCGACCAGTTCCTCGAAGGAGCCCATCTCGATGACCTGGCCCTGCTCAAAGACCAGGATGCGGTCGGCATTGCGGATGGTCGCGAGGCGGTGGGCGATGACGAAGGTGGTGCGGTCCTTCATCACCTCTTCCAGCGCCTTCTGCAGCTTGACCTCGGTCGCGGCGTCGAGTGCCGAGGTCGCCTCGTCGAGGATCAGGATCGGCGGGTTCTTGAGCAGGGCGCGCGCGATCGAGAGGCGCTGGCGCTCGCCGCCCGAGAGGGTCCGCCCGCGCTCGCCGACGAGGGTGTCGAGCCCGTCGGTCTGGCGCGCCATCACCTCGGTCGCCTGTGCGCGGTCAAGCGCCTCCATCATCTCGGCGTCGGTCGCGTCGGGCTTGCCGACGGTGAGGTTCTCGCGGATCGAGCGTGCAAACAGCATCGGCTCCTGGAAGACGACCCCAATATTGCGGCGCAGCGACAGAAGCGAGATGTCGCGGATGTCGAGACCGTCAACGGTGATGCGACCCGATTGCGGGTCGAAGGCCCGGTGCAGCAGGCCAAGCGTGGTCGATTTGCCCGAGCCGGTCGAGCCGACGATCGCGATGGTCTCGCCCGGCTTCACCGCAAAGGAGACATCCTGCACGGCGGCGCGCTTGCCGTCATAGGAGAAGGACACGTCCTCGAAGGCAACCGCGCCCGACAAGCGCCCGGCATCCTTGGCGCTGGGCAGGTCACGCACGGCGGGCAGCGTGTCCAGCACCTCGAAGAATTCGCGCATCTTCGGCGCCTGCATGAAGATGAAGTTCACGAAGGCGACGATCTGCTCGAGTCGGCCGACCAGCATGGTGGCGAAGCCCATGAAGGTGACGATCTCGCCGACGGTCGTGAGACCCTGCATCAGGAGCCAGGC harbors:
- a CDS encoding Xaa-Pro peptidase family protein; translated protein: MAHLGSAVRDYRFTLMRDLMDREGYDALAFTQGDFFEFATNFHTDVQPWERPILCVLPRNGEPFALLNELSTNHWRFSTEAQHLWVSDVSFYAEHPRLSQRVPLATQWVEVVADKLKSAGLHRSRIGVDAGGGPLARVPGLLPHLRLETATGEFRKLRFVKHEDEIALMREIAALSDWVQERYRENIRPGRLVQELDMSMAALMAEESARRFPGENLEILRCWTLSGPASCAPHGDGRSSGARIEEGHGLVNIVIPRVNGMVVENERTWFCGKPSERQVKLFEAARVANEAACEAAITGSQVCAIDAAAQAVFERAGVADLILHRTGHGMGLLGHEFPEDMAFNTRPLLEREVYSAEPGLYQWGLGGFRHDDTVVVGTKPEVLTKAPKDLASQTVN
- a CDS encoding peptidylprolyl isomerase translates to MTYHDRAQGISTMRRRLVGAILPAALAAGAVLFGRSASAQTKPPRVKVATELGDFVVEVYPDRAPISANNFLAYVDKGLLDGQSAYRIVTIANQPADTAYKIEVIQFGWRGAEGQEPPLPRIAHETTDVIGLKHLDGTLSMARLATGTASAGFFICIGDQPSLDFGGGRHPDRQGFAAFGRVIEGMDVVRHIHATRAEPVDRLAKPIAITRATRMPS
- a CDS encoding helix-turn-helix domain-containing protein, which codes for MRLRLCEAALEMLCKVGYERLSMNVIVAQARASRGAQTHHFPTKVDLLVGAFEHLLMRWENSHRAFLAAQPRPIALDTYLRHLWLNVFSKPTYVGAVELMLAARSDEVLRERLHGVLAEWMKFRSSIWQQIIGLPSATLSNDTFQSLNLCMLRGMAIHASFNADDSVNNKLLEAWIVVAIKVITPDQALARELEQAAEPPR
- a CDS encoding site-specific tyrosine recombinase XerD, translated to MSREARARLKAFLDMLAAERGAARNTLEAYERDIDDYLEWLGGKALGDLAADDIRGWLGDIAARGLKASSAARKLSAVRQFHRFLYTEGLLPDDPSAAIEGPRQGRPLPKVLSVADVDRLIETARLASERDGLSKPARQKALRMRCLIELLYATGLRVSELIALPLSAATTRERFLVVRGKGDKDRLVPLNEAAREAGLVFLEALRQAGGADSRWLFPSDGESGHLTRQAFARDLKSLAAAAGLSPAALSPHVLRHAFASHLLQNGADLRVVQELLGHADIATTQIYTHVLDERLKSMVRDLHPLADES
- a CDS encoding shikimate kinase → MMGSGKSAVGRRLATRLGLPFVDADTEIETAAGMSIPEIFAQRGETEFRDGERRVIGRILTTRAPLVLATGGGAYMNAETRERIAKLGISVWLKAEPDVLMRRVRKRSNRPLLQTADPDATLRRMLTEREPLYALADLTLISRDDPLDVVVEDVVAVLGQYLRQPPFGSQESCGSQES
- the aroB gene encoding 3-dehydroquinate synthase; its protein translation is MTIPAQENPGGRIIVPVALEGRSYDIHIGRHQLCEAAALIARLAPGAKAALVTDTHVAELHAPAFEACLHQEGIAATRIVIPPGEASKSYARLIELCDALLAAKIERQDLVIALGGGVVGDLTGFAAAVLRRGVRFIQIPTSLLAQVDSSVGGKTGINSTHGKNLIGAFHQPALVIADTALLDTLSEREFKAGYAEVVKYGLIDDAGFFDWCEINWSRIISGGPERDYAVAVACRAKAAIVARDEREEGDRALLNLGHTFAHALERLTNYDSTRLVHGEAVAIGLALAFRFSQRLGLCSGQDAVRVARHLDQVGLPSRLQQVPGGAGHADEIVAAMAQDKKVKRGAMTFILAHGIGKSFIAPGVAAGEVKAFIETELAVNGKAA
- a CDS encoding DUF1330 domain-containing protein; translation: MTAYAIAHLQDVDLGPEILSYISAIDATLIPFGGRFLVHGATPEVVEGPWPGDLVMIAFPDMEAVRGWYASPAYQEILPLRTRNSTSVTMLVDGVPEGYKATQVLAKLG
- a CDS encoding calcium:proton antiporter, coding for MILRLACAWATVAAFLLFGGGLLGQLGTPLASAAIFLWLLGIIIWAAFGVVHEAEILAGRLGEPFGTLILTLSIVIIEVALISAVMLGAKGAPTLGRDTMFAVLMIVLNGVVGIGLLVGGRRHFAQSYNLKGASSYLAVIIPLTVIPLVLPNFTTSTSNGTLTTLQSVSFSLFTIALYGAFLVLQTGRHRSFFQEPTREQAPLPRTAMSGDDEPSENDHGHDDPGGATATHVVLLLANILPIVILAKSLAAVLDFGIIKLGAPVALGGILIAMVVFTPECIAALRAISANQLQRAINLCLGAAASTLGLTVPAVLAIGLLTGQEVVLGLSGTNMVILAMTLLLSTLTFTGTRTTMLEGAVHLAVFFVFLVLVFSP
- a CDS encoding glucan ABC transporter ATP-binding protein/ permease, coding for MSLFAIYTRVLGELGPEKRLGLILALANILLAAAAFAEPMLFGALIDKLSVVQGAGQHLAWSDLNALILAWVGFGLFTIAASVFVSLHSDRLAHRRRLAVMANYFEHALTLPLAYHTQTHSGRVLKVMLDGTSGMWALWLSFFREHCASLVALFILLPFTLWKNWQLGLLLISLVVLFGALTAYVLRKTDKLQSNVEAYHSNLAERASDALGNVPVIQSFTRIEAEVRGLRSTIASLLEAQLPVLSWWAIATVATRASATLTVLAIFVVGAWLLMQGLTTVGEIVTFMGFATMLVGRLEQIVAFVNFIFMQAPKMREFFEVLDTLPAVRDLPSAKDAGRLSGAVAFEDVSFSYDGKRAAVQDVSFAVKPGETIAIVGSTGSGKSTTLGLLHRAFDPQSGRITVDGLDIRDISLLSLRRNIGVVFQEPMLFARSIRENLTVGKPDATDAEMMEALDRAQATEVMARQTDGLDTLVGERGRTLSGGERQRLSIARALLKNPPILILDEATSALDAATEVKLQKALEEVMKDRTTFVIAHRLATIRNADRILVFEQGQVIEMGSFEELVAKGGRFAALARAQYLVTDKPATLAEEATSPLAAKITFD